One genomic segment of Desulfurispira natronophila includes these proteins:
- a CDS encoding chemotaxis protein CheV: MESGSKKKGDSRGERLHKRPLEVLEFIVQSEEHGTLVEKSFAINVIRVKEIIKRPKVTHIIDADPAVLGVFHLREDLVPMVDLPGWLGLTSPQQGEVVIVTDLNEHFNGFVVHSIKKIHHLSWDDVRIPDKIDRNETEFIAGIISMEGRLIMMLDFETIFAELTRSEIKIDISRFEPMYFADREDYTVLVVDDSAFSRNYAQRVFETIGYQVVTAANGVEALDILRSADNPISFVFTDLEMPQMDGGELLERVRLDRDIQEIPGLIATSLTNLVSQESQKDEEERSGKPPIFAKKDMFGIIEAVDKSLGVDPNELPSQWDSYGKET; the protein is encoded by the coding sequence ATGGAAAGTGGCAGCAAGAAAAAAGGGGATAGCCGAGGTGAGCGGCTGCATAAGCGCCCCCTGGAGGTGCTGGAGTTTATTGTGCAAAGTGAGGAACACGGTACTCTCGTGGAAAAGTCATTTGCTATTAATGTTATCCGTGTCAAGGAAATCATCAAGCGCCCCAAAGTGACCCACATTATAGATGCAGATCCCGCCGTCCTTGGAGTCTTTCACTTACGCGAAGACCTGGTGCCCATGGTGGACCTCCCCGGCTGGTTAGGACTCACCAGTCCCCAGCAGGGTGAAGTGGTGATAGTTACCGACCTCAACGAGCACTTCAACGGCTTTGTGGTGCACAGCATCAAAAAGATTCACCATCTGAGCTGGGACGATGTTCGCATACCCGATAAAATTGATCGCAACGAAACAGAGTTTATTGCCGGCATCATCAGCATGGAGGGCCGCCTCATCATGATGCTGGATTTTGAAACTATTTTTGCCGAACTTACTCGCAGCGAAATCAAGATAGATATCAGCCGATTCGAGCCTATGTACTTTGCCGACCGCGAAGACTACACCGTTCTGGTGGTGGATGATTCGGCCTTTTCCCGCAACTACGCCCAGCGCGTCTTTGAGACCATTGGCTACCAGGTGGTCACCGCCGCCAATGGTGTCGAAGCACTGGATATTCTGCGCAGTGCGGACAACCCTATCAGCTTTGTCTTTACCGATCTGGAAATGCCTCAGATGGACGGTGGCGAGCTTCTGGAGAGAGTACGTCTTGACCGGGACATCCAGGAAATCCCGGGCCTGATTGCCACTTCCCTGACTAACCTGGTATCTCAAGAGAGTCAGAAAGACGAGGAGGAGCGCTCCGGCAAACCCCCCATATTTGCCAAAAAAGATATGTTTGGCATTATTGAAGCGGTGGACAAGTCCTTGGGCGTTGATCCCAACGAATTGCCCAGCCAGTGGGACTCCTATGGTAAGGAAACCTGA